A portion of the Pseudomonas protegens CHA0 genome contains these proteins:
- the mgtA gene encoding magnesium-translocating P-type ATPase, producing MKLTLLKEFFAGFLRTRHFARHFRRLALLESFSDASVSRDVPPTLAQTLVAAANSDAAQLLDQLGSHTDGLSTEEADALRERHGLNEVEHEQALPWWTHLWHCYKNPFNLLLTLLAVISWLTEDMKAATVIFSMVVLSTLLRFWQEAKSNKAADALKAMVSNTATVMRPGSAPQAAPMLGRLLGAAAEVKGAQRIELPIKQLVPGDLIVLSAGDMIPADCRVLSAKDLFVSQAAMTGESMPVEKFPRQQDADTSNPLDLDNILFMGTNVVSGSATAVILTTGNSTYFGALAQRVSATDRAPTSFQSGVNKVSWLLIRFMFVMAPLVLFINGFTKGDWMEALLFALSIAVGLTPEMLPMIVTSTLAKGAVFLSRKKVIVKRLDAIQNFGAMDVLCTDKTGTLTQDKIFLARHVDVWGEDSDDVLEMAYLNSYYQTGLKNLLDVAVLEHVEVHRELKVGTAFQKVDEIPFDFTRRRMSVVVAEQDRPHLLICKGAVEEVLAVCRNVRHGEAEEALTESLLARIRQVTADLNEEGLRVVAVAARPMIDGRDTYSLADECELTLIGYVAFLDPPKESTAPALKALAEHGVAVKVLTGDNELVTAKICREVGLEQQGLLMGNDIERMSDEQLAQAVETTNVFAKLTPTHKERIVRLLKANGHVVGFMGDGINDAPALRTADIGISVDSAVDIAKEAADIILLEKSLMVLEEGVLEGRRTFANMLKYIKMTASSNFGNVFSVLVASAFIPFLPMLPMHLLVQNLLYDISQIAIPFDNVDEEMLKKPQRWQPADVGRFMLFFGPISSIFDITTFALMWYVFDANTPDHQTLFQSGWFVVGLLTQTLIVHMIRTPKIPFLQSRAAMPLMVMTGVIMAVGIFLPMGPLAHYFKLQALPSLYFVFLPLILLAYMALTQAVKGFYVRRFGWQ from the coding sequence ATGAAGCTCACCCTGTTGAAAGAGTTCTTTGCCGGCTTCCTGCGGACCCGGCATTTCGCCCGGCACTTCCGCCGCCTGGCACTGCTGGAAAGTTTCAGCGATGCCAGCGTCAGTCGCGACGTGCCGCCGACCCTGGCGCAAACCCTGGTGGCCGCGGCCAACAGCGATGCCGCGCAACTGCTGGACCAGCTCGGCAGCCACACCGACGGCCTGAGCACCGAGGAGGCCGATGCCCTGCGTGAGCGTCACGGCCTCAACGAGGTCGAGCACGAGCAGGCGCTGCCCTGGTGGACCCACCTGTGGCACTGCTACAAGAACCCCTTCAACCTGCTGCTGACCCTGCTGGCGGTGATTTCCTGGCTGACCGAAGACATGAAGGCGGCCACGGTGATCTTCTCCATGGTGGTGCTCTCGACCCTGCTGCGCTTCTGGCAGGAGGCCAAGTCGAACAAGGCCGCCGATGCCCTCAAGGCCATGGTCAGCAACACCGCCACGGTCATGCGCCCAGGGTCGGCGCCCCAGGCCGCGCCGATGCTCGGCCGCCTGCTGGGGGCCGCCGCCGAGGTCAAGGGCGCTCAGCGCATCGAGTTGCCGATCAAGCAACTGGTGCCCGGCGACCTGATCGTGCTCTCGGCCGGCGACATGATTCCCGCCGACTGCCGGGTGCTCAGCGCCAAGGACTTGTTCGTCAGCCAGGCGGCCATGACCGGCGAATCCATGCCGGTGGAGAAATTCCCCCGCCAGCAGGACGCCGACACCAGCAACCCCCTGGACCTGGACAACATCCTGTTCATGGGCACCAACGTGGTCTCCGGTTCCGCCACGGCGGTGATCCTGACCACCGGCAACAGCACTTATTTCGGCGCCCTGGCCCAGCGTGTCAGCGCCACCGACCGCGCGCCCACCTCGTTCCAGAGCGGGGTCAACAAGGTCAGCTGGCTGCTGATCCGCTTCATGTTCGTCATGGCGCCCCTGGTGCTGTTCATCAACGGCTTCACCAAGGGCGACTGGATGGAGGCGCTGCTGTTCGCGCTGTCGATCGCCGTCGGCCTGACCCCGGAAATGCTGCCGATGATCGTCACCTCGACCCTGGCCAAGGGCGCGGTGTTCCTGTCGCGCAAGAAGGTCATCGTCAAGCGCCTGGACGCGATCCAGAACTTCGGCGCCATGGACGTGCTGTGCACCGACAAGACCGGCACCCTGACCCAGGACAAGATCTTCCTGGCGCGGCACGTGGACGTCTGGGGCGAGGATTCCGACGACGTGCTGGAAATGGCCTACCTCAACAGCTACTACCAGACCGGGCTGAAGAACCTGCTGGACGTGGCGGTACTGGAGCACGTCGAGGTGCACCGCGAGCTCAAGGTCGGCACGGCATTCCAGAAGGTCGATGAAATCCCCTTCGATTTCACCCGTCGGCGCATGTCGGTAGTGGTGGCGGAACAGGACCGGCCGCACCTGCTGATCTGCAAGGGGGCGGTGGAGGAAGTGCTGGCGGTGTGCCGCAACGTACGCCATGGCGAAGCCGAGGAAGCCCTGACCGAGAGCCTGCTGGCGCGGATCCGCCAGGTGACCGCCGACCTCAACGAAGAGGGGCTGCGGGTGGTGGCGGTGGCCGCACGGCCGATGATCGACGGGCGCGATACCTACAGCCTGGCGGACGAGTGCGAGCTGACCCTGATCGGCTACGTGGCATTCCTCGACCCGCCCAAGGAAAGCACTGCGCCGGCCCTCAAGGCCCTGGCCGAACATGGCGTGGCGGTGAAAGTGCTGACCGGTGACAACGAACTGGTGACGGCGAAGATCTGCCGCGAAGTGGGCCTGGAGCAGCAGGGCCTGCTGATGGGCAACGACATCGAGCGCATGAGCGACGAGCAACTGGCCCAGGCGGTGGAAACCACCAACGTGTTCGCCAAGCTGACCCCGACCCACAAGGAGCGCATTGTCCGCCTGCTCAAGGCCAACGGCCACGTGGTGGGCTTCATGGGCGACGGCATCAACGATGCCCCGGCGCTGCGCACCGCCGACATCGGCATTTCCGTGGACAGCGCGGTGGACATCGCCAAGGAAGCGGCGGACATCATCCTCCTGGAAAAGAGCCTGATGGTGCTGGAGGAGGGCGTGCTGGAAGGGCGCCGGACGTTCGCCAACATGCTCAAGTACATCAAGATGACCGCCAGCTCGAACTTCGGCAACGTGTTCTCGGTGCTGGTGGCCAGTGCCTTCATTCCGTTCCTGCCGATGCTGCCGATGCACCTGCTGGTGCAGAACCTGCTGTACGACATTTCCCAGATCGCCATTCCCTTCGATAACGTCGATGAGGAAATGCTGAAAAAGCCCCAGCGCTGGCAGCCGGCGGATGTGGGGCGGTTCATGCTGTTCTTCGGGCCTATCAGCTCGATCTTCGACATCACCACCTTTGCCCTGATGTGGTACGTGTTCGACGCCAATACCCCGGACCACCAGACGCTGTTCCAGTCCGGCTGGTTCGTGGTGGGGCTGCTGACCCAGACCCTGATCGTGCACATGATCCGCACGCCGAAGATTCCGTTTTTGCAGAGCCGCGCGGCCATGCCGTTGATGGTGATGACCGGCGTCATCATGGCGGTGGGGATCTTCCTGCCGATGGGCCCGCTGGCGCACTACTTCAAGCTGCAAGCGCTGCCGTCGCTGTACTTCGTGTTCCTGCCGCTGATCCTGCTGGCCTACATGGCCCTGACCCAGGCGGTGAAGGGCTTCTACGTGCGGCGCTTCGGCTGGCAGTAA
- a CDS encoding lysine N(6)-hydroxylase/L-ornithine N(5)-oxygenase family protein, with the protein MTQAIASAHVHDLIGIGFGPSNLALAIALEERGQEHGPLDALFLDKQADYRWHGNTLVTQSELQISFLKDLVTLRNPTSPYSFVNYLKHHGRLVDFINLGTFYPCRMEFNDYLRWVAGHFQEHSRYGEEVLAIEPVLHNQQVEALRVISRDAQGSELVRTTRSVVVSAGGTARVPETFKGLKGDARVFHHSQYLECMANQPCVSGKPMNIAIIGGGQSAAEAFIDLNDSFPSVQADIIMRGSALKPADDSPFVNEVFSPAFTDLVFQQTGSERERLVSEYQNTNYSVVDIDLIERIYGIFYRQKVSGIARHTFRTMTTVEKATATDLGIELILRNSASGEREVRHYDAVVLATGYERQMHRQLLAPLQAYLGDFEVDRNYRLVTDERCKAGVYMQGFSQASHGLSDTLLSVLPIRAQEIADSLYEHGKSRGHSRSVRDMLLATAS; encoded by the coding sequence ATGACACAGGCAATTGCATCGGCCCACGTTCACGATTTGATCGGTATCGGTTTCGGCCCCTCGAACCTGGCGCTGGCCATTGCGCTGGAGGAGCGCGGGCAGGAGCACGGTCCGCTGGACGCGTTGTTCCTCGACAAGCAGGCTGACTATCGCTGGCACGGCAACACCCTGGTAACCCAGAGCGAACTGCAGATTTCCTTCCTCAAGGACCTGGTGACCCTGCGCAACCCCACCAGCCCCTATTCCTTCGTCAACTACCTCAAGCACCACGGGCGCCTGGTGGACTTCATCAACCTGGGCACCTTCTATCCATGCCGCATGGAGTTCAACGACTACCTGCGCTGGGTGGCCGGGCATTTCCAGGAACACAGCCGCTACGGCGAAGAAGTGCTGGCCATCGAGCCAGTGCTGCACAACCAGCAGGTCGAGGCGTTGCGGGTGATTTCCCGGGATGCCCAGGGCAGCGAACTGGTGCGCACCACCCGTTCGGTGGTGGTCAGTGCCGGCGGCACGGCGCGGGTTCCGGAAACCTTCAAGGGGCTCAAGGGCGATGCGCGGGTGTTCCACCATTCCCAGTACCTGGAATGCATGGCCAACCAGCCCTGTGTCAGTGGCAAACCGATGAACATCGCCATCATCGGCGGCGGGCAGAGCGCGGCAGAAGCCTTCATCGACCTCAACGACAGTTTCCCTTCGGTGCAGGCCGACATCATCATGCGCGGTTCGGCACTCAAGCCGGCGGATGACAGCCCGTTCGTCAACGAAGTGTTCTCCCCGGCCTTCACCGACCTGGTGTTCCAGCAGACCGGCAGTGAGCGCGAGCGCCTGGTCAGCGAATACCAGAACACCAACTACTCGGTGGTGGACATCGACCTGATCGAGCGCATCTACGGGATTTTCTACCGGCAGAAGGTTTCCGGCATCGCGCGCCATACCTTCCGCACCATGACCACGGTGGAGAAGGCCACCGCTACCGACCTGGGCATCGAGCTGATCCTGCGCAACAGTGCCAGCGGCGAGCGCGAAGTGCGTCACTACGATGCGGTGGTGCTGGCTACCGGCTACGAGCGGCAGATGCATCGTCAACTGCTGGCGCCGCTGCAGGCCTACCTGGGCGACTTCGAGGTGGACCGCAATTACCGCCTGGTGACCGACGAACGCTGCAAGGCCGGCGTCTACATGCAGGGCTTCAGCCAGGCCAGCCATGGCCTGAGCGACACCTTGCTGTCGGTGCTGCCGATCCGTGCCCAGGAGATTGCCGATTCGCTCTACGAACACGGCAAGAGCCGCGGTCACAGCCGTTCGGTGCGTGACATGCTGCTGGCCACCGCCAGCTGA
- a CDS encoding sigma-70 family RNA polymerase sigma factor: MLENYYRELMCFLNAKLGNRQVAEDVVHDAYVRVLERSSDTPIEQPRAFLYRTALNLVIDGHRRNALRQSEPLEVLDNEERYFNPSPQTSLDHGQRLEMLQRALAELPRLCRESFLLRKLEGLSHPQIAEQLGISRSLVEKHIVNAMKHCRSRLRQWDAQ, translated from the coding sequence CTGTTGGAAAACTACTATCGCGAGCTGATGTGCTTCCTCAACGCCAAGCTGGGCAATCGCCAGGTGGCCGAGGATGTGGTGCATGACGCTTATGTGCGGGTCCTGGAGCGCTCCAGCGATACCCCCATCGAGCAGCCGCGGGCGTTTCTCTATCGCACGGCCCTGAACCTGGTGATCGACGGCCATCGGCGCAATGCCTTGCGCCAGTCCGAGCCCCTGGAGGTGCTGGACAACGAAGAGCGTTACTTCAACCCTTCGCCGCAGACCAGCCTGGATCACGGCCAGCGCCTGGAAATGCTGCAACGGGCCCTGGCCGAGCTGCCCCGGCTGTGTCGCGAGAGCTTCCTGCTGCGCAAGCTCGAAGGCCTGTCCCACCCGCAGATCGCCGAACAGCTGGGGATTTCCCGCAGCCTGGTGGAGAAACACATCGTCAATGCCATGAAGCATTGCCGGTCGCGCCTGCGCCAGTGGGATGCTCAATAA
- a CDS encoding efflux RND transporter periplasmic adaptor subunit, whose product MKRPRPTRRALLAALCVIPVVAIAAWKFIPAGRDQFTTVQVSRGDIESSVTALGTLQPRRYVDVGAQASGQIRKIHVESGDQVKEGQLLVEIDPSTQQAKLDASRFSIENLQAQLQEQYAQNQLARQKYQRQQNLAAGGATREEDVQTAQAELKATQARIDMYKAQIRQAQASLRSDQAELGYTRIYAPMSGTVVAVDAREGQTLNAQQQTPLILRIAKLSPMTVWAEVSEADIGHVKPGMHAYFTTLSGGNRRWTSTVRQILPIPPKPLNESSQGSGSPNSTSKSGSGRVVLYTVLLDVDNADNALMAEMTTQVFFVANQAKNVLTAPIAALHGSTEPDLQMARVVAKNGSIDERKVRVGISDRLRIQILDGLNEGDHLLIGPANSSGG is encoded by the coding sequence ATGAAACGTCCTCGCCCTACCCGACGCGCCCTGCTTGCCGCACTGTGTGTGATCCCCGTTGTTGCCATCGCTGCCTGGAAGTTCATCCCGGCAGGCCGTGACCAGTTCACCACCGTGCAAGTGAGCCGCGGCGATATAGAAAGCAGCGTCACCGCCCTGGGCACCTTGCAGCCACGACGCTACGTGGATGTGGGCGCCCAGGCGTCCGGGCAGATCCGCAAGATCCACGTCGAATCCGGTGATCAGGTCAAGGAAGGCCAGTTGCTGGTGGAGATCGACCCCTCCACCCAGCAGGCGAAACTCGACGCCAGCCGTTTCTCCATCGAGAACCTGCAGGCCCAGTTGCAGGAGCAGTACGCCCAGAACCAGCTGGCCCGGCAGAAGTACCAGCGCCAGCAGAACCTGGCGGCCGGCGGCGCCACCCGCGAGGAAGACGTACAGACCGCCCAGGCCGAACTCAAGGCCACCCAGGCGCGGATCGACATGTACAAGGCGCAGATCCGCCAGGCCCAGGCCAGCCTGCGCAGCGACCAGGCCGAACTGGGCTACACGCGCATCTATGCGCCCATGTCCGGCACCGTGGTCGCGGTGGACGCCCGCGAAGGCCAGACCCTCAACGCCCAACAGCAGACCCCGTTGATCCTGCGCATCGCCAAGCTCTCGCCCATGACCGTCTGGGCCGAAGTCTCGGAAGCCGATATCGGCCACGTCAAACCCGGCATGCACGCCTACTTCACCACCCTGAGCGGCGGCAACCGACGCTGGACCAGCACTGTGCGGCAGATCCTGCCGATCCCGCCCAAGCCCCTCAACGAATCCAGCCAGGGCAGCGGCAGCCCCAACAGCACCAGCAAGAGCGGCAGCGGCCGGGTGGTGCTCTACACCGTGCTGCTGGACGTGGACAACGCCGACAACGCCCTGATGGCGGAAATGACCACCCAGGTGTTCTTCGTCGCCAATCAGGCAAAAAATGTGCTCACTGCCCCCATCGCCGCCCTGCACGGCAGTACCGAGCCGGACCTGCAGATGGCTCGGGTAGTGGCCAAGAACGGCTCGATCGACGAACGCAAGGTCCGAGTCGGCATCAGCGACCGCCTGCGCATCCAGATCCTCGACGGCTTGAACGAAGGTGATCATCTGCTGATCGGCCCGGCCAACAGCAGCGGGGGTTGA
- a CDS encoding MacB family efflux pump subunit: protein MQTPLIDLRNIRKSYGGGDSPQVDVLRGIDLSIHAGEFVAIVGASGSGKSTLMNILGCLDRPTSGEYLFAGENVAHLDSDELAWLRREAFGFVFQGYHLIPSGSAQENVEMPAIYAGTPAAERHARAAALLERLGLASRSGNRPHQLSGGQQQRVSIARALMNGGHIILADEPTGALDSHSGAEVMALLDELASQGHVVILITHDREVAARAKRIIEIRDGEIISDTATSDPSVQLSANAGALQAVDLRQRLADGSEPTGAWKGELLEAIQAAWRVMWINRFRTALTLLGIIIGVASVVVMLAVGEGSKRQVMAQMGAFGSNIIYLSGYSPNPRTPEGIVTLDDVAALANLPQVKRIMAVNGAKAGVRFGNADYMSYVGGNDTNFPEIFNWPVAQGSYFSEADERSAAAVAVIGHKVREKLLKDVANPIGQYILIENVPFQVVGVLSEKGASSGDSDSDDRIAVPYSAASIRLFGDHNPQYVAIAAADASRVKQTEQEIDELMLRMHGGKRDFELTNNAAMIQAEARTQNTLSLMLGAIAAISLLVGGIGVMNIMLMTVRERTREIGIRMATGARQRDILRQFLTEAVMLSVVGGLAGIGVALIIGGILILSEVAVAFSLAAGLGAFACALVTGVIFGFMPARKAARLDPVTALTSE from the coding sequence ATGCAGACGCCTCTGATCGACCTCAGGAACATCCGCAAATCCTACGGCGGCGGCGACAGCCCGCAGGTCGATGTCCTGCGGGGCATCGACCTGTCGATCCACGCCGGCGAGTTCGTCGCCATCGTCGGTGCCTCGGGCTCCGGCAAGTCGACGCTGATGAACATCCTCGGTTGCCTGGACCGGCCGACCTCGGGCGAGTACCTGTTCGCCGGGGAGAACGTGGCTCACCTGGACAGCGACGAACTGGCCTGGCTGCGCCGCGAGGCCTTCGGCTTCGTGTTCCAGGGCTACCACCTGATCCCTTCCGGCTCGGCCCAGGAAAACGTCGAGATGCCGGCCATCTACGCCGGCACCCCGGCCGCCGAACGCCACGCCCGCGCCGCCGCCCTGCTGGAGCGCCTGGGCCTGGCCAGCCGCAGCGGCAACCGCCCGCATCAATTGTCCGGCGGCCAGCAGCAGCGAGTGTCCATCGCCCGCGCCCTGATGAACGGCGGCCACATCATCCTCGCCGACGAACCCACCGGCGCCCTGGACAGCCACAGCGGCGCCGAAGTCATGGCCCTGCTGGACGAACTGGCCAGCCAGGGCCACGTGGTGATCCTCATCACCCACGACCGCGAAGTGGCGGCACGGGCCAAGCGCATCATCGAGATCCGCGACGGCGAGATCATCAGCGACACCGCCACCAGCGATCCCTCGGTACAACTGAGCGCCAACGCCGGCGCCCTGCAAGCCGTGGACCTGCGCCAGCGCCTGGCCGACGGCAGCGAGCCCACCGGTGCCTGGAAAGGCGAATTGCTGGAAGCCATACAGGCCGCCTGGCGGGTGATGTGGATCAACCGCTTCCGCACCGCCCTGACCCTGCTGGGGATCATCATCGGCGTGGCCTCGGTGGTGGTGATGCTGGCGGTAGGCGAAGGCAGCAAGCGCCAGGTGATGGCGCAGATGGGGGCGTTTGGCTCGAACATCATTTACCTGAGCGGCTACTCGCCCAACCCGCGCACCCCTGAAGGCATCGTCACCCTGGATGACGTCGCCGCCCTGGCCAATCTGCCCCAGGTGAAACGGATCATGGCGGTCAACGGCGCCAAGGCCGGGGTGCGTTTCGGCAACGCCGACTACATGAGCTACGTGGGCGGCAACGACACCAACTTCCCGGAAATCTTCAACTGGCCCGTGGCCCAGGGCAGCTACTTCAGCGAGGCCGACGAACGCTCGGCGGCGGCAGTAGCGGTGATTGGCCACAAGGTCCGGGAAAAGCTCCTCAAGGACGTGGCCAACCCCATCGGCCAGTACATCCTCATCGAAAACGTGCCATTCCAGGTGGTCGGCGTGCTCTCGGAGAAGGGCGCCAGCTCCGGCGACAGCGACAGTGACGACCGCATCGCCGTGCCCTACTCCGCCGCCAGCATCCGCCTGTTCGGCGACCACAACCCGCAATACGTGGCGATCGCCGCCGCCGATGCCAGCCGGGTCAAGCAGACCGAACAGGAGATCGATGAACTGATGCTACGCATGCACGGCGGCAAGCGCGATTTCGAACTGACCAACAACGCCGCGATGATCCAGGCCGAGGCCCGGACCCAGAACACCCTGTCGCTGATGCTCGGCGCCATCGCCGCGATCTCGCTGCTGGTGGGCGGCATCGGGGTGATGAACATCATGCTCATGACCGTGCGCGAACGCACCCGGGAAATCGGTATCCGCATGGCCACCGGTGCCCGCCAGCGCGACATCCTGCGCCAGTTCCTCACTGAAGCAGTGATGCTTTCAGTGGTCGGCGGCCTGGCCGGCATCGGCGTGGCCCTGATCATCGGCGGCATCCTGATTCTCAGCGAAGTGGCGGTGGCCTTCTCCCTGGCCGCAGGGCTCGGCGCCTTCGCCTGCGCCCTGGTCACCGGCGTCATCTTCGGCTTCATGCCGGCCCGCAAAGCTGCCCGGCTCGACCCGGTCACGGCCCTTACCAGTGAATGA
- a CDS encoding efflux transporter outer membrane subunit yields MKVHLTLLAASVLLAACSSPAPRPESDLQAPASWHSPASQGDRQQDLRWWTRFGSPELDQLIAEARAGSHDLAAAMARVRQAQASAIVAGAPLLPSVNGTFNASRRKQLRGNDSSQLDSSSNSKVTNSFDAGLSATYEVDFWGGRRAAYDSALLGVQASEFDQATVELTLLSGVANSYAQVLSLREQSRIAELNLANAQNVLQLVQTRYDSGSATALELAQQKSLVAAQQRQVPLVQQQAEEAQITLATLLGRPVQSLKLNDQPFAQLNWPTIDAGVPSELLTRRPDIAGAEARLAAAQADVKVARAAMLPTLTLTANLGSNADKLGNVLRNPFYNLTSGLVAPIFNNGRLSAERDRTTARQQELLETYRGAIINGFADVEKALNSIRGLDQQRQWQSEELNQAQRAFEIAQSRYQAGAEDLLTVLETQRTLYTAQDQNVQLRLSRLQSSIALYKALGGGWSH; encoded by the coding sequence ATGAAAGTGCACCTGACCCTCCTGGCCGCCAGCGTCTTGCTGGCGGCCTGCAGCAGCCCGGCGCCGCGCCCGGAAAGCGACCTGCAAGCACCGGCGTCCTGGCACTCTCCCGCCAGCCAGGGCGACCGGCAGCAAGACCTGCGCTGGTGGACCCGTTTCGGCAGCCCGGAGCTGGACCAACTGATCGCCGAAGCCCGGGCCGGCAGCCATGACCTGGCCGCCGCCATGGCCCGGGTCCGCCAGGCCCAGGCCAGTGCCATCGTCGCCGGGGCACCGCTGCTGCCCAGCGTCAATGGCACCTTCAACGCCAGCCGCAGAAAACAGTTGCGCGGCAACGACTCCAGCCAGCTCGATTCCAGCAGCAACAGCAAGGTCACGAACTCGTTCGACGCGGGCCTGAGCGCCACCTATGAAGTCGACTTCTGGGGCGGCCGCCGCGCCGCCTACGACAGCGCCCTGCTCGGGGTCCAGGCCAGCGAGTTCGACCAGGCCACCGTTGAGCTGACCCTGCTCAGCGGCGTGGCCAACAGCTATGCCCAGGTCCTGTCGTTGCGGGAACAGAGTCGTATCGCCGAACTCAACCTGGCCAATGCGCAGAACGTGTTGCAACTGGTGCAGACCCGCTATGACTCCGGCTCGGCCACCGCCCTGGAACTGGCCCAGCAGAAAAGCCTGGTGGCCGCCCAGCAACGCCAGGTGCCCCTGGTGCAACAGCAGGCCGAAGAGGCGCAGATCACCCTCGCCACCCTGCTGGGCCGGCCGGTACAGAGCCTGAAACTGAACGACCAGCCCTTTGCCCAATTGAACTGGCCGACCATCGATGCCGGGGTGCCCAGCGAACTGCTGACCCGCCGTCCCGATATCGCCGGTGCCGAGGCCCGGCTGGCGGCGGCCCAGGCCGATGTCAAAGTGGCGCGGGCGGCAATGCTGCCGACCCTGACCCTGACCGCCAACCTGGGTTCGAACGCCGACAAGCTGGGCAATGTCTTGCGCAATCCCTTCTACAACCTCACCTCCGGGCTGGTGGCGCCGATCTTCAACAACGGGCGCCTGAGCGCCGAACGGGACAGGACCACAGCGCGCCAGCAAGAGCTGCTGGAGACTTATCGCGGGGCGATCATCAATGGTTTTGCCGATGTGGAGAAAGCCCTCAACAGCATTCGCGGCCTGGACCAGCAGCGCCAGTGGCAGAGCGAAGAACTGAACCAGGCGCAGCGCGCCTTCGAGATCGCCCAGAGCCGCTATCAGGCCGGCGCCGAAGACCTGCTGACCGTCCTGGAAACCCAGCGCACCCTGTACACCGCCCAGGACCAGAACGTGCAACTGCGGCTGTCGCGCCTGCAGTCGAGCATTGCCCTGTACAAGGCCCTGGGGGGCGGCTGGAGCCACTGA
- a CDS encoding DUF3349 domain-containing protein, translated as MSLENAPHDPLADLLALLRKVYPDGLDNRDYKRLLVLLYPHLCDRNLAQLMAQLTHRDADLILNDLYAAVTGQPPPAAELEALQALLERHGARAILTDD; from the coding sequence ATGTCCCTCGAAAATGCGCCGCACGACCCACTGGCAGACCTGCTGGCCCTGCTGCGCAAGGTCTACCCCGACGGGCTCGACAACCGCGACTACAAGCGCCTTCTGGTGCTGCTGTACCCGCACTTGTGCGACCGCAATCTGGCGCAGTTGATGGCGCAGCTCACCCACAGGGACGCGGACCTCATTCTCAACGACCTCTACGCCGCCGTGACCGGCCAGCCGCCGCCCGCCGCAGAGCTGGAAGCGTTGCAGGCGCTACTGGAGCGGCACGGCGCCCGGGCCATCCTGACGGACGACTGA
- a CDS encoding SMI1/KNR4 family protein: MNVEDFKQLLDERKRSHPIWFELPSDRLASQTQILEAQQALGLQLPAEYAWFLKECGGGYFALGTLYSLDSSSDFHLVQINRAHPAITGRHLLFSENGCGDFYGFRIENRHCLAPVEFFDHSCGQWQTSRYNGLLSFLAEVALSN, translated from the coding sequence ATGAACGTCGAGGACTTCAAGCAACTGCTGGACGAGCGCAAACGCAGCCATCCGATCTGGTTCGAACTGCCGTCGGACCGCCTTGCCAGCCAAACCCAAATCCTGGAGGCGCAGCAGGCCTTGGGGCTGCAACTGCCAGCCGAATACGCCTGGTTCCTAAAGGAGTGCGGCGGCGGCTACTTTGCCCTGGGCACGCTCTACTCACTGGACAGCAGCAGTGATTTCCACCTGGTGCAGATCAACCGGGCGCACCCGGCCATCACCGGCCGTCACCTGCTGTTTTCAGAGAACGGTTGCGGTGACTTCTACGGGTTCAGGATCGAGAACCGGCACTGCCTGGCACCGGTCGAGTTTTTCGACCACAGCTGCGGGCAATGGCAAACCAGCCGATACAACGGGCTCTTGAGCTTCCTCGCCGAAGTGGCCCTGAGCAACTGA